From the Chryseobacterium viscerum genome, one window contains:
- a CDS encoding deoxycytidylate deaminase gives MNKFDKAYLKMAQEWAKLSYCKRKQVGALIVKDRMIISDGYNGTPSGFENCCEDGEGKTHWYVLHAEANAILKLAASTQSAKGATLYLTLSPCKECSKLILQAGITRLVYINEYSDDDGISFLRNHNIEIEQISDCELKK, from the coding sequence ATGAATAAGTTTGATAAAGCTTATCTAAAAATGGCTCAGGAATGGGCAAAACTCTCCTACTGTAAGAGAAAACAGGTGGGAGCTCTTATCGTAAAAGATAGGATGATTATTTCAGATGGTTACAACGGGACTCCTTCGGGATTCGAAAACTGCTGTGAAGATGGAGAGGGAAAAACACACTGGTACGTATTGCATGCGGAAGCCAATGCTATTTTAAAGCTGGCTGCTTCTACTCAATCTGCAAAAGGAGCAACGTTATATCTGACGCTTTCTCCCTGTAAAGAATGCAGTAAGCTGATTCTGCAGGCAGGAATTACGAGACTGGTGTATATTAATGAGTATTCGGATGACGATGGAATATCGTTCCTGAGAAACCATAACATTGAAATAGAACAAATATCGGACTGTGAACTAAAAAAATAA
- the xerD gene encoding site-specific tyrosine recombinase XerD translates to MTWDEKIKDFEIFLRFERNFSENTLDAYVRDIKKLKDYAKEDLANVGPDSIGYENLQEYIFNLSKQKFSERSQARWISSIKAFFKFLLEDEYREDNPAALLEGPKLGLYLPDTLSLPDINKIIAAIEVNTDLGKRNHCIIEVLYGCGLRVSELIDLKISNINFKEQYIKVNGKGNKTRFVPLADYTADLLESYIKEVRSKGKINKKYEDTLFLNSRGTSMSRVIVFLIIKELTDKAGVNKKISPHTFRHSFATHLLQNGADLRYIQEMLGHSSITTTEIYTHLKTEELRDVILSYHPRNINIAQ, encoded by the coding sequence ATGACTTGGGATGAAAAGATCAAAGATTTTGAAATATTTCTTCGTTTCGAAAGAAATTTTTCAGAAAACACTCTCGACGCCTACGTTCGGGACATTAAGAAATTAAAAGATTATGCAAAAGAAGATCTGGCAAACGTCGGTCCAGATTCTATCGGTTATGAAAACCTGCAGGAATACATTTTCAATCTTTCTAAACAGAAATTCAGTGAGAGATCACAAGCAAGATGGATATCCTCCATCAAAGCCTTTTTCAAATTTCTACTTGAGGATGAATACCGTGAAGACAATCCTGCTGCGTTACTTGAAGGCCCTAAACTGGGATTATATCTTCCTGATACCTTAAGCCTGCCTGATATCAACAAAATTATCGCTGCTATTGAAGTCAATACAGATCTTGGAAAAAGAAACCACTGCATCATAGAGGTACTATATGGGTGCGGACTTCGTGTTTCTGAACTGATTGATCTGAAGATCTCCAATATCAACTTTAAAGAGCAATACATCAAGGTAAACGGAAAAGGAAACAAAACCCGTTTTGTTCCTTTGGCTGATTATACTGCTGATTTGCTGGAAAGTTATATCAAAGAGGTACGTTCTAAAGGTAAGATCAATAAGAAATATGAAGACACTCTGTTTTTAAACAGCCGTGGGACCTCTATGTCCAGAGTGATTGTATTTCTTATTATTAAAGAACTTACAGATAAAGCAGGGGTTAACAAAAAAATATCTCCACACACCTTCAGACATTCATTTGCTACGCATTTACTGCAGAATGGAGCAGATCTCCGTTATATTCAGGAAATGCTGGGACATTCCAGTATTACAACAACGGAAATCTATACGCATCTGAAGACGGAAGAATTAAGGGATGTTATTTTGAGTTATCACCCGAGAAATATTAATATTGCTCAATGA